The Episyrphus balteatus chromosome 3, idEpiBalt1.1, whole genome shotgun sequence genome segment ATATTGAAATGTGGGTAGTATTCCTCTATACTGGAAACTATAATTGGCTTGATCAGCCAACATATTTTGTTTAGATTGGCATTTAAAAACGCCAaggaaaataaacttttttttcataatattttgttaacttataatgaaaaaaaaaaatcacatttctaGGCTTAAATTGCAATATCATTGACAAAGCAGTCGCCACCATCAATTTTAATCTTGAATATTCTATTTTAGCTCCAGCTTATTTTAATTGGTAATTTCTTTCGCCAAGCTTaaggttttaaatttattcgCTATATAAAATCTTTTCTTTATAGTAATTAAAGGAAAGTATTTACTTTAAATTATAAATGAGATAATTacctgtttttctttattttttcttgtcgcACAACATAAACAGAACAAATTACAAACATGGCGGCCGGCGGCGTggcttttttcttgttttttgttttttatctatttcgtTTTAGTGGTGTAatactcaaaataaattaatattttatgaacaaaataataaaaaaaaagtgtttaaaaaacaatacaaagtgtttttaatatttttcatttcttgttttgtttttcaatttgtgtttacatttttaataaacaaaacaaagtaaaaacatTGCGATGTGgctatgttttgtgtttttatttttatttattgtgttttaatggttaagtgcttaattttataaatgatttataaaaaaataaataaaaaatgtctttgttaaataaaacaaaatgtttttatatttttcgtttcttaatttttgttttcaattggtgttattgtttacatttttgttgttgtagaaaaagtagcagaaaattttgtaccaaaagcgtttgggtacttttacacaatttttctttctctgagaagATTTCTTCCCCactccttaaaatttgacaggtttcatatttttgtccaaaaagaacccaaacagacctaatcATGTGAATGTGAGCAGGTGAACACATCACAAATTAGCTCTGATTGTCTGATGTATAGGagagaagaaaacaaataacaaaataaatgcaAGAAGAGTGTAACGAATCAAACGAAATGagataaatttcaattaaaacacTTTTTGGGTAACTTTTGCAACTATCTCATTTGATCTTTAGTTGAAAGAGGATAATAAACTGATATAAGAACTaataaattcgttaaaaaaaccATCTTCAACACAATCTGACTATCGGAATCTTTTTCCCTCATACAGCTTATATTTTgcttttgttgtgttttttccTTATCTCCTATAGGTACTGAACTAATTTGCGACCTGTACACAATGAAGTAATTTGTTTGTTCGTATAAATTCCTAGCTTATGTTGTCGAAatgcacagtacacataataaggtaatatattccgacaaatgtcaaaatttgtttgtcaaaaaatgggcaccaatctgtcaggccggcctttaatttttatatttcagtcgcagtaaacaggaaatttgtttttgttttaatttataaaatgtcatttgaaaaaattataaattgaaaaataacaaattttctgcgTGTTACGGAAAATAGTAAAtaactgttaaaaaattagttgtgtgcgtggtttttcggtttttgtgcgtttttcgtcggtaaattagcaattaagaattacggtagttgacattggtcgccaaattgtcatgttttgacaatttggcgaccaatgtcagttcggaatatattacctttttatgtgtactgtggtcgAAATGTGTCTTTTTAAGCATTACCGacatttaacactttttataaaagtattaaaagtaaaaatattagaaGTATGTATTCAAATTCTTTTCATAtaatagacaaaaaaataagctttattttaagttttccacccatgaaaccttaaaaaaatacgtttcaaaatttttactttttctatttttgagcCTTTTGTAGTTAAGTCTTTAGTTTCCAAATTTGTTTAGGAATTTATCTAATTTATATAGCCTGTTCTAGAGCCCAAATTGGATAACTTCGCAAATACCAAATGTCAAATCATATagtagaaaacattttttttttaatttgaactgatcttatttacaaaattatctCCTTCGCTGTACCTAGTAAGGCTTTACCTAGTAAAACAAGCTAGTAAGCAATTTCACGACTAGTTATTGGGgatctttattttgttttacataTTAATTAAATAGAAACAGCAATCGCCTCTAATCTTTTACCTACTTAAATTAGACCTCAGAATCGCACATCACTGTCGTCTACGATTTCCAAATCCACAGCGGCATTGTGGATTGACCTTAAACATTGTTAAGTATGTTCTCCTCCTTAAACGTCAAAAATGCAAGTGCAACGCCCGTCATTTCTGtcaatttttctgttttgctttgtttgataaataaattttgtgcaAAGTTTATggttaaaagtattaaaaaacttaaaaactatttattttaacaataaaataattaatggaAACTTATAATCCATTTAAAACATTATCGtttgcaaagaaaaattaaaacttgtaAAACAACTTTAGCTAGAAAGCCCTATTTCATCAGTATAGAACACAAACTTTTGACTCCCTGCatttatttcaaagaaaaattataaataaaagtaattttattttgttttaaactctTTTTGTTaccattttcttttatttttaatcatgaCTCACTAAAGTTTACATACAAATATCAAAACACTTGACCATTTCTTGTTTACCTTCCAAAATTACAAAGTGCATTTCCATTTTCTAGAATTTCACCAGAACCATCCTTAACATAATAGGAGAATGGAAGATTGCCACAGAGAACATATTCGCAAGAATATCAACGAACTTATTCGTACAACAAAATACGAACCTCTTATCAATGCATGCGAATATAAAAGGATTATATCGAATGTAATGCGATCACGTATCGAGGTGAGTTATATcgtttttttcatcaaatttgtttgtatgcactttgtAGTAtgactaaaaaagaaaatttcactaCCCATCCAGGGTTAGATATAACTTATTGTTAAAATTATGGGCCAAAAAGGTACGACAGCACCTAACTGATAGTTCCACTGTTGTAGTCCTCGACGAAAACGCATTTGAATGAACGCCCTTGATCTCCAAATTCTTCTTTATTCTAATTTCCttgtagtggagtaactaaagctcaaaaattggcaatattagggaacccggccgaacagcttagattttgatgatcttttttttcaaacgtcggtaattaaaaatacttcaaagtctatagattaaaaattgccggtgttgccgttttgattttttaaatttaattgaagatttttgtgaaaaaaaaaacaaatttttttcaaaaatttttcttaaatttcataaattaattgatgccaaaagattgtctaggaaattcaaggaaaaaaaatatatgggagtgagggacaatcttccatagttcaagcgatagatgcaattttcttattaattgacttcaaacaaaaaaaaaaaaatatttgaacacaacagcaacacctacaatattcaaatatatattttttaaaagctagaagcttagtcatatatgtaaaattaaaattaagttaagaaagaatggtaattgaactcagatttttgaaaaaaaattattgaaaaaattttaacatgtcgttttttaaacttggtcgtaataaaaaatgcatttattttcaaatttttttggccgcatttattatgatttcaaattataaaaggaaatgtcaatatgtattacggtttatgaaaaaaattaaaaagtatttcattttcgaagaactttttttaataaaagtttggaaaaaaaatgtaacttatttttttttttaaagttaacatctaaacataaaattattttttattcatttaataacccttactgttgaaagttaaatagcaaaaatttaaagttcctatttaccacagtctttgagaaaattaattatttcaatgcaaaaattcagttttaattaaaaaaaaccattgaaattgaagtagtttttaattttttttttcaaaagtgtgatatatttaccttttttgcttcgaaattcaactgataatattgatggccaaaaattttttttaaataaattcatattttattagaaaaagtttggaaaaaattcattttaaatttttctaataacattttttttttaattttgagtttgaggaccattttttcaaaaagtcttgattaaatttagtggatttaaatttaagagataagaatgagcttctggctttttaaaaatgtattttaaaatattgtaggtgttgccgttgttttcaaaatattttttttgtgtttgaggtcagaatgttagaaaattgcatttatcgcttaaacgatggaagattgtcccttactgccttttaaatattttccttaaattacctagagaatcttttgctatcatttgttttatgaaatttaagcaaaaaaaatggttttgtgaaaaaataaattaattttaattttaaaaaacaatacggcaacaccggcaatttttaatctatagactttaaagtatttttaattatctacgtttgaaaaaaaaatcgtcaaaatcagagctgttcggccgggttacctaataatttgctttagttactctattGTACCTACATTCTATGAAGACATttataacattatttttttctacttccaATTACACAACGTAAAAACTCATTCTCTTCTTCTTTGCGAAATAAGAGAAATAAGTTGTGGAAAACTTTTCTTCGTTCTCGATCTACTACGGATAATTGTAATTATCTCGGAACTTATTTCGAATTTACTAAACTCTACACTGGTTGAAACTCAagccaaaataattaacaatCCTAAGACATTTTATCAGTTTGTCAACTACAAGAAAAAGTCTGATGGATATCCAATATCTCTTTCTTTTAACAACGAAACTTCAAGCGATCCTCAAAATACCTTAAACCCCATTTTTCAAACAttcttatactatgtttccacctacgctaaatccgagatttagcttagtagatttagaataaatctcgagatttattttaaatctacttcgctaaatctcagatttgggttcagctaccctaaatctaagattttcacctactttcaatccgagatttagaataaaactcgagatttatgctaaatctacttagctaaatctcggatttagaacaggtggaaacgtagtattacaCCAATGATTCTTTTAAACCAGatgataattttttcattcggCCGTTTTCTCCCTGATATCGAAAAAATCTAATCGAGGATAAATTGTATCTACTTGATTAAGAATACTCTCAAAAATGCCAAATAACCTGCCTGccattcttcttaaaaaaaatgttctcaaaAGCACTTTCACTAATGTTTAAGTTATCTTAATCTCCAGGAGAATTTCTTCAGGTATGGAACACTTTAAGAACTACGGCATCCTTGCTAAACTCTCTCATAtacccaaaatttttaaatgcatccTTAACAAACTCATAAGCTTTTGCTGTAAGTCACTTATATCCCCTAAACAACATGGTTTTCTTAAGTGTAAGTCCACTACCACTAAACTCATTGAATTCGTATCCAACACGTGAAGCTGAGTTAGAAGTCGCTGTTGTATCCACTGATTTAAGAaaggtttttgacaaaaaatcccATAGTCTCATAATATTCAAACTTACTGCACTTGGCAATATATTTGATTGATATGCTTCTAAACGTTTTCAATCAGACTTTAACAGCTTTTCAGTTTGGTGTCTTAAAAATCGTCTCGCATTAAATGTAACCAAATGCCAATAAATGACCATCTCACGTAAGCGCATAAAATCTCCTCCCCGTTGCTACTTATTCTACAATATGAGCTCTTGGTCTCACATGTGATCCAGGAACTTAATTTTCTAATGCACATCGACAACATGGTACACAAAGCCAACTCAGCCTTCGGTTTTGTTAAACGATATTCCAAAGAAATCTCTAGTGACCCATCCTTGAATATGCCTCTCAAATCTGGTCAACATATGACCATGTCTATATAGCCAGAATCTAAAGCATTCAACGTTTCTTTCTTCGCTTCGCTCTTCGTAATACTCCTCCCTCTCTATCATGATCGTCTTAAACTAATTAATCGGAAAACTTGAGAAGAACGAAGAGCTATTATAAacgatattttatttattcaccGACCTCACCGGATCTGTTGACTGTCAAACTGTctataattccattttttttttttttttaatactaaccCCGGCAATTGTGAAAAAGCCTCGCCATTTTGTATCTGTCCTCCCACCGTATATCCTATGGCTCCAACGAACCCTTTACTCGAATGTTGCGGAGTATAAGCACGAACCTAGACTATTTTGATTTCAACATCAGCACTTCCATCCTTAAACACCGCCTTCGAAATTACCCCTTTTACCTCATAAGTTAGTTATAAGTTAGTATGTTAGCTTGATTAAGTTATATGATAGGTTAAATTTATCCGAATAAATGGCATTTCACTCACATTTCAGAATCTTCCCGATGCCGAAGAAGATGAAAAACACAAAGAACTCTTTATGAAATTAACCAAACGAGGACCCACTGCCTACGATGAGTTGGTTAAAATCTTAGTTGACTTAAAATTCGATACTGCTGCCCAGATTCTACGGGCTCCTAAATACGATGGCTCACATATTTCAATGCATGACCGTAACACTTCTTCAACAAAACCAATTCCCATTGAGAAACCACAAATACCAGAAAACCCTCTGCCGACATGTGTTCCAGAAGGTTGCTATCCTTCAAAAGATATCACTGACTCTAAACATCAACTAGTGCCATTTACCAAGAAAATCGATTTGCCACAACCTTTCGAAGTGAAAAAATCCAAAGTTATTCATTATGACCGAATGCTGCCAATCTACTCAATGAAATCCAAAAACCGTGGAGTCTTTTTCATGGTTAATATCATTGAATTCCCCAATAGGGAGAAGAAAATTCGTTCTGGTGCTGAAGTCGATTCAAAGTACTTGTTGCGTTTGTTCCAAGAATTGGGATTTGTCATTTTCGAGTATACAAATTTGACTAAAAAAGAGTTCTTTGATCGTTTGACTGAGTTGAGGGATTCGCATTACTTGGCAGAAACCGAGTCGTTTGTATTGACTTTGATGTCTCATGGAGAAATGCAAGACGATATGCACGACAGAGTAGAATTCAGCGGAGGAGCTATATGTAAGGTGAATGAAATTGAAGACTTCTTTTCGAATAGGGAATGCAAGAGTCTTAGGGATAAGCCTAAAGTGCTTATCTTTCCATTTTGCAGGTAAATACACTATTAATACTCAattcaaatttgattttattgaaaaaaaaaaaatatattttagagGTGATGCTCCAGATTATGGATTCGCTCGTATTGAAACTGATAGTATAGCTCAGGTTGCGCCGAGAGTGAGTAGACAAATGGAAACTCGTTCGGATATGCTTGTTTGTTATGCATCCGTTAGAGGTAAGTATTTCTACCTTTTgtgtttaagttttttgtaaattcaattaaatttttttttttattgaaggctTTCAAGCACTGCGAGACCCAGAAGAAGGTTCTTGGTATATTCAAGCTTTTTGTAAGGTTCTTGCTGAACATGCACATGACACGCACATTGAAGATATGCTAAAACTGATTggagaaaaattgaaatcattACGTTCCCAAGAAGGCTATCTACAAACCCCAGCCTATTATAATCATGGATTTAATAAGTTATTGTTTTTCAATCCAGGAGTATATGAAGAAGAGAAACGTCTTGAATAGAATGTTTCTCTTCGTGATACAAATATTaagtaacaaaacaaatatgtattcCACATTTTACACCTTGTTCCAGTGttggacatttttttaacatttatacaaatatttttagatttaagaaaaaaaaaaacgaactgaTCTTATAAACTTTtgttaacaaatttttataatggaaaaaaatttattaaacttattaattgacaaaaaaatgtcttttattttactttcgaggtggttatttttataagaagttACTAGTATATAGAAACCGTAAATTGTAAATCCTcattgggttaaaatgtatcGAAAGATTACTGTACTTCAACTGAAGATTATCAAGAAACATTGACgtaaaaaactgatttatgaCATTTTTGCGTTCGTTTggccaaaaaattgatttattttttgatcttagATCAATTTTCCAAATCTGGATTTTTCGGCAGATTTACCCCTCTTTTAGTAAGTTACTTAGCCAAAAAGCATACGGATTTTGAACTTAGTAGCAACTAAATGGCTTTAGCAGTTAACTAAATCGTATAAAATTTGGGgctattattttcttttgcgtGTTTTTGATAACTTtattttgaatgtcaaaagggCCCTGATCTGTAACCTTATCACTGGTGATAAACGTTTTTCAACAtctctaaaatttattttcttccataaataaagcaaaatttctttcaaattcagaatttatgaattgagaaaaggttaataatgttttttctacaaaaaatcaGTCAAATGGTTTgagagaaagtcagaaatctaGAAAACTTATCTACATAAATATGGCAGATACccttaataacggttcaaaaagtattcattttttatttaagcacGATagtatatgtgcccttaattatgaaagtggactaagtcactcctaaaaatggcctcaaatctagccttaaaataattattatttaaggggtaaagtttatttgaaagctaaattgcaataaataaacttttttattgctccgctagtgatttcataaaagaaatataattaaatcgttgtaagaaaattattatgtaagtttttctttaaacaatgcaaaaagtggcttagtccactttcataatcatgggcacatatgtatatttttacatgtatattttctataaacaaaattattagagcattttttttttgaaaaacaacctctTCCATTTTCTTCATTATGCCAAGTACCGTTAATTTCGAtcctgaaaacaaaattttaattttccctcTAGGGAATGACGGGAAATTAAATTGTTAAGTAGgaccaagtttgaagagaatcgcttctccatcattttttttaagtttacccTTGGAATACCTTCAAACAAGAacgtttgaaaatgtttaaagttgatatttgggaaatcctactgcggatagctttgccaaaagaacacttaggggagagtggggcagttttgaacactttttgctttcgcaaCTGCTAGAAAGATATTTATTCGATTTATTGATCTGTTAAGTTTACTTATATGAAGCAGTGATattgaacttcgattttaaattatatctgGTTATTTTagcatattatttatatttaattttaatttttaagcaatattagatcttatgttcaaaagtgccccatgtatggggcagttttgaacatggaaggggcagttttgaacatcagtattgtaatgttttattccgggttcacaataaaacttatttcgtttattttaacttccacttatctttccgttcaaataagaacacactttatttcaaatcaatttacttttattattcgctcaaacaaacacacttttcaatcactttatttactactaacaatttccaacactttatttcactttgtactgtactctttcacattcaagattaaactgtatccggtcggtgtccacgctgcccttttatacctgaaattcggaattcgagaatgtcttcgaaggttctcgtctttgcttctcgaagcttcctttccaagagggggcgcttcatacttccagtccagtgggatattttgggatattcagcagtcgagggaatttctttggatgcgttcagagggtagtttcttaattactaaaggtccgttcacatttctacctttactgtagcaggtagtgtgttcagacttttatcttaaaagtagttcggtaattcatcgttacattgcccccctcttaggattgttcgtcccgaacaactccattgctactttcaccattataacgatgtaaacggtcacaatgaactacctttaattttcctcttacccctctctgtatacggtaaaccacgtcgttgattctggttattactgtgtaagggccttcccagttttgttgtagcttcggt includes the following:
- the LOC129916717 gene encoding caspase Dronc-like, whose translation is MEDCHREHIRKNINELIRTTKYEPLINACEYKRIISNVMRSRIENLPDAEEDEKHKELFMKLTKRGPTAYDELVKILVDLKFDTAAQILRAPKYDGSHISMHDRNTSSTKPIPIEKPQIPENPLPTCVPEGCYPSKDITDSKHQLVPFTKKIDLPQPFEVKKSKVIHYDRMLPIYSMKSKNRGVFFMVNIIEFPNREKKIRSGAEVDSKYLLRLFQELGFVIFEYTNLTKKEFFDRLTELRDSHYLAETESFVLTLMSHGEMQDDMHDRVEFSGGAICKVNEIEDFFSNRECKSLRDKPKVLIFPFCRGDAPDYGFARIETDSIAQVAPRVSRQMETRSDMLVCYASVRGFQALRDPEEGSWYIQAFCKVLAEHAHDTHIEDMLKLIGEKLKSLRSQEGYLQTPAYYNHGFNKLLFFNPGVYEEEKRLE